Proteins from one Hoplias malabaricus isolate fHopMal1 chromosome 2, fHopMal1.hap1, whole genome shotgun sequence genomic window:
- the sympk gene encoding symplekin isoform X2, translated as MASGSGERQHASVASQFFNSNEEGAIDMTTSEKVVDLLNQAAFMSTDDKLTALKQVQELIINKDPSLLDNFLDEMIAFQTDKSIEVRKFVIGFIEEACKRDNELLLKLIANLNMLLKDESVNVIKKAILTLTQLYKVALQWLVRSKSVSEMQESCWDMVTTMKEEVLVLLDSDNDGVRTHAIKFTESLIITLSPRTPDSDIPKKQEGDISLDRIPKDHSYIRYDVLAEEGKMALEQLLKFMVHPAITSINLTTALGSLATLARQRPMFMSEVVQAYETLHANLPPTLAKSQVSSVRKNLKLHLVSVLRHPSSVDFQSQISTLLLDLGMAQADIARCVPAAAQPRKRPRHEPYNEGKRIKIEPSLIEDDEDKEEPAPVVVPKPSSTTGTQSAIDLTAEFLLPLLSPENVANLVLISMVYLPEVMPASFQATYTPVESAGTDAQIKHLARLMATQMTAAGLGPGLEQSKARDEERKEAESEASVEESSSKDPKIIRKVSAVSLGQAISVVGSYKSQAPEQTPQAKKLPEPILPSTQPKAPGTSGRKKVFRLADVVQPLSDSQLEKLTNMSVKRILQSEKAIARSGMSHVRVKLLGRLMTQFEGTLKDDMLRFILEDMRARSDLAFSLLYQEYNQYLSQLPSGSLDSYEHCLFALLSGLQERPEQRDGLFTKLVMEAPLITESALEVIRRYCEDESRVYLGMTTLKELILKRPSRQFQYLHVLLNLSSHEKEKVRSTALTFIKRMYEKGHLREYIEKFALNYMQLLVHPNPPSLLFGVGDDTEVASPWTEETVRQCLYLYLSLLPLNHRLVHELAAVYTEAIADIKRSVLRVIEQPIRGMGMNSPDLLLLVENCPKGAETLVTRCLHILTDKVPPSPDLVERVRDLYHKRVPDVRFLIPVINGLEKKEVIQALPKLIKLNPIVVKEVFNRLLGTQHSEGNSSMSPLTPGELLIALHNIDSTKCDMKSIIKATNLCFGEKNVYTSEVLAVVMQQLMEQNPLPMLLMRTVIQSLTMYPRMGGFVMNILSRLIPKQVWKYPKVWEGFVKCCQRTKPQSYTVLLQLPPAQLASVFERCPEMREPLLQHVRSFTPHQQAHIPTSIMVILEASNRIQEPEPQPEPDHMDAMEEREIHRQQVVMPVVQRETPSPVTVAAHEPALQSGLNRREEEEEEPMEEGQPGPEHLEVAEEATTPSEAHEAEAQPPEDLQDKEEDPMEETLTESAEAGDQPREVVEESVTESETAAEEAE; from the exons ATGGCGTCCGGTTCTGGAGAACGGCAGCACGCCAGTGTTGCGTCTCAATTCTTCAACAGCAACGAGGAAGGAGCCATCGACATGACCACCAGCGAGAAG GTCGTAGACCTGCTGAACCAGGCTGCTTTCATGTCCACTGATGATAAACTCACTGCACTTAAACAG GTGCAAGAGTTGATTATTAATAAGGATCCCTCATTACTAGATAATTTCCTGGAT GAGATGATAGCCTTTCAAACAGACAAATCGATTGAAGTTCGGAAATTTGTTATTGGCTTCATTGAGGAGGCATG TAAACGCGATAACGAGCTTTTGCTGAAGCTGATAGCAAATCTGAACATGCTACTGAAAGATGAGAGCGTAAACGTCATAAAGAAAGCTATTCTCACCCTCACTCAGCTTTACAAAGTGGCTTTGCAG TGGCTGGTGCGCTCAAAGAGCGTATCTGAAATGCAGGAGTCATGCTGGGATATGGTGACCACTATGAAGGAAGAGGTTCTGGTGTTGCTCGATTCAGACAATGATGGGGTTCGCACGCACGCCATTAAATTCACAGAATCTCTTATCATTACCCTATCTCCAAGAACACCTGACTCTGACATTCCGAAGAAGCAGGAGGGCGATATTAGTCTTGACAGAATACCAAAAGACCACTCCTATATTCGCTATG ACGTTCTGGCTGAGGAGGGAAAGATGGCCCTTGAGCAGCTCCTGAAGTTTATGGTGCACCCAGCCATCACCAGCATAAATCTAACCACTGCTCTGGGCTCACTGGCCACTCTGGCCAGACAAAGACCCATGTTCATGTCAGAGGTTGTGCAAGCCTATGAGACTCTACATG CCAACTTGCCCCCGACTCTGGCCAAGTCTCAGGTCAGCAGTGTGCGGAAAAACCTCAAGCTGCACCTGGTGTCTGTGCTGCGGCACCCTAGCAGTGTAGACTTCCAAAGCCAGATCTCCACACTGCTGCTGGACCTGGGCATGGCCCAGGCAGATATTGCCCGCTGTGTACCTGCAGCTGCTCAGCCTCGCAAAAGACCTCGCCATGAGCCCTACAATGAGGGCAAGCGGATCAAGATAG AACCCAGTCTGATTGAGGATGATGAGGATAAAGAAGAACCGGCCCCTGTTGTTGTGCCTAAGCCTTCATCTACCACTGGCACCCAGTCTGCTATAGACCTCACTGCAGAGTTCCTGCTGCCTCTGCTCTCTCCAGAAAATGTTGCCAACTTG GTGCTCATTAGTATGGTTTATCTGCCAGAAGTCATGCCAGCTTCCTTTCAGGCTACCTACACTCCTGTAGAGTCAGCAGGCACAGATGCCCAGATCAAACATCTGGCCAGGCTCATGGCCACACAGATGACTGCAGCCGGGCTTGGTCCAG GTCTTGAGCAGAGCAAGGCACGAGATGAGGAACGGAAGGAGGCGGAAAGTGAAGCCAGTGTGGAGGAGTCCAGCTCCAAAGACCCCAAAATCATTCGTAAAGTATCTGCGGTGTCTCTGGGCCAGGCCATCTCTGTCGTGGGGTCCTATAAGAGCCAAGCTCCAGAACAGACGCCACAGGCCAAGAAACTTCCCGAACCCATACTTCCCTCCACACAGCCCAA AGCCCCTGGGACAAGTGGACGGAAGAAAGTCTTTCGATTAGCTGATGTGGTCCAACCGTTGTCTGATTCACAGCTTGAGAAGTTAACAAACATGTCTGTCAAACGCATCCTTCAGTCAGAAAAGGCCATTGCACGTAGTGGAATGTCACAT GTTCGCGTGAAATTATTGGGGAGATTGATGACACAGTTCGAAGGTACATTGAAGGATGACATGCTCCGTTTTATTCTGGAGGATATGCGGGCCCGAAGTGACCTGGCTTTCTCTCTGCTGTACCAGGAGTACAACCAGTACCTGAGCCAGTTGCCCTCAGGATCACTAGACAGCTACGAGCACTGTCTATTTGCCCTGCTGTCTGGCCTGCAAGAGCGACCTGAACAGAGAGATGG GCTTTTCACCAAGTTAGTAATGGAAGCTCCATTGATTACAGAGTCTGCTCTGGAGGTGATCCGACGCTACTGTGAGGACGAG TCACGTGTTTACCTGGGAATGACCACTTTGAAAGAGCTCATACTCAAACGCCCTTCCAGACAGTTCCAGTACCTTCATGTTCTCCTGAACCTCAGCTCTCATGAGAAAGAGAAG GTGCGCTCCACTGCCCTCACTTTCATCAAGCGTATGTATGAGAAAGGTCACCTGAGAGAATACATTGAGAAGTTTGCTTTGAACTACATGCAGCTGCTAGTCCACCCAAACCCTCCTTCACTACTCTTTGGAGTTGGAGATGACACAG AGGTGGCATCTCCTTGGACAGAGGAGACAGTAAGGCAATGCCtttatctctatctctcccttctACCTCTCAACCATCGCCTGGTTCATGAGCTCGCTGCTGTCTACACTGAGGCCATTGCCGACATCAAACGAAGTGTGCTCCGCGTCATAGAGCAGCCT ATCAGAGGAATGGGCATGAACTCTCCTGATCTACTGCTGCTGGTGGAGAACTGTCCAAAGGGGGCAGAGACTCTGGTCACTCGCTGTCTGCATATACTGACTGACAAAG TACCTCCATCTCCAGACTtggtagagagagtgagggatcTTTATCATAAACGAGTGCCAGATGTGCGTTTCCTTATACCGGTGATCAACGGCCTGGAGAAG AAAGAAGTAATCCAGGCACTGCCCAAACTGATCAAGCTCAATCCAATAGTGGTCAAAGAAGTGTTTAATCGTCTCTTGGGCACACAACACA GTGAGGGTAATTCCTCTATGTCACCCCTAACACCTGGTGAGCTCCTAATTGCTCTCCACAACATTGACTCTACAAAGTGTGACATGAAGTCTATCATCAAAG CCACAAACCTGTGCTTTGGCGAGAAGAATGTGTACACATCTGAGGTCCTGGCTGTGGTCATGCAGCAGCTGATGGAACAGAACCCTCTCCCCATGCTGCTCATGCGTACTGTCATCCAGTCTCTCACCATGTACCCACGCATGGGGGGCTTCGTCATGAACATCCTGTCACGCCTAATCCCTAAACAG gtatgGAAGTACCCCAAGGTGTGGGAAGGATTTGTGAAATGCTGCCAGCGCACCAAGCCTCAGTCCTACACTGTGCTCTTGCAGTTACCACCTGCACAGCTGGCCAGTGTGTTTGAGCGCTGTCCAGAAATGAGAGAACCTCTTCTGCAGCATGTCCGCTCCTTCACGCCACACCag CAAGCACACATCCCGACCTCCATTATGGTTATTCTGGAGGCTAGCAACAGAATACAGGAGCCCGAACCACAACCAGAACCTGACCACATGGATGcaatggaagagagagag aTTCATCGCCAGCAGGTTGTGATGCCTGTAGTGCAAAGAGAAACTCCATCCCCAGTTACAGTAGCTGCTCATGAACCAGCCCTTCAATCAGGACTGAAcagaagagaggaggaggaggaggaacctATGGAGGAAGGACAGCCGGGTCCAGAACATCTAGAAGTTGCTGAGGAAGCCACAACACCA AGTGAAGCACATGAAGCTGAGGCACAACCCCCTGAAGATCTTCAGGATAAGGAAGAGGATCCAATGGAGGAGACACTTACTGAATCTGCAGAAGCAGGTGACCAGCCACGAGAAGTGGTGGAGGAGAGTGTAACAGAATCTGAGACAGCAGCAGAAGAGGCTGAATGA
- the hnrnpul1l gene encoding heterogeneous nuclear ribonucleoprotein U-like protein 1 — translation MSALNVKKLKVNELKEELQRRGLDTRGLKAELADRLQAALDAETAGGAQEEEEEEEDYNAGDGDGDEEFAGEEPDDGGDCAPQYDDGNSGDQYQDEEDDQGNANNEDDANNEDSAEAPVSDFGMTDFTSDVSEPPKLGYGQEIQQGYDEAPELKQEEIVTAVHEQQYDKPQEQEIAEKPLPVQSEEQPESQEVKAEPKKEDVPQQAKTENENECTSMKGDESSQVKTEDDRQTSYSRKRAYDDSRGYGYYEHREDRRGRSPQPPAEEDEEDYDDSLVAIDTYNCDLHFKVARDRYSGYPLTIEGFAYLWAGARASYGVAKGKMCYEMKISEEISVKHLPSSEPDPHVVRIGWSLDSCNTQLGEEPMSYGYGGTGKKSSNCKFEDYGEKFGENDVIGCYIDFESGEQVEVAFSKNGKWLGTCYHIAHQDLSGRALFPHVLVKNCAVEFNFGQKEEPFFPPPEGFTFIQQVAEQDRVRGSLGPANKGDCEILMMVGLPGSGKTTWAIKHAEQHPEKKYNILGTNAIMEKMKVMGLRRQRNYAGRWDVLIQQATQCLNRLIQIAARKKRNYILDQTNVYGSAQRRKMRPFEGFQRKAIVICPTDEDLKERTLKRTDEEGKDVPDHAVLEMKANFVLPEAGDFLDDVIFVELQREEADALVKQYNEEGRKAGPPPEKRFDNRQGGFRGRGSGFQRYDSHGGQQGSRGGYQNRGGPGGGGGFRGGYNRGGYNQNRWGNNYRDSGSRGGYNRSQQQGGSYSHNRQGSYNKGGSGGNSSYSQSQPQSYNQGYSQGYSQGNYNQGYNYGSYGQYPGYSQSYSQAPATPSQSYNQQQQQQQNYNQQYQQYAQQWQQYYQNQSQWNQYYNQYGNYGNYGNQQNTQGSQGTQ, via the exons AGTTTGCTGGTGAGGAGCCTGATGATGGAGGAGATTGTGCTCCTCAATATGATGATGGAAACAGTGGTGATCAATACCAAGATGAAGAAGATGACCAGGGAAATGCCAATAATGAGGATGATGCCAATAATGAAGACAGTGCAGAGGCTCCTGTCTCTGATTTTGGAATGACTGATTTTACTTCAGATGTTTCAGAGCCCCCAAAACTAGGTTATGGTCAGGAGATTCAGCAGGGATATGATGAGGCTCCTGAGCTGAAACAGGAGGAAATAGTAACAGCCGTACATGAGCAGCAGTATGACAAACCACAGGAGCAGGAAATAGCAGAGAAACCACTGCCAGTCCAGTCTGAGGAGCAACCAGAAAGTCAAGAAG TCAAAGCAGAGCCAAAGAAGGAAGATGTGCCTCAGCAGGCAAagacagaaaatgaaaatgaatgtacGTCAATGAAAGGAGACGAGTCAAGCCAGGTCAAGACAGAAGATGACAGACAAACATCCTACAGCCGCAAAAGGGCCTATGATGATAGCCGTGGATATGGCTACTATGAGCATCGGGAAGACAGAAG GGGGAGGTCCCCACaacccccagctgaggaagatgaagaagacTATGATGACAGCCTTGTGGCCATTGACACTT ATAATTGTGACCTGCATTTTAAAGTGGCTCGTGACAGGTACAGTGGTTACCCACTTACCATTGAGGGCTTTGCATACCTTTGGGCAGGTGCAAGGGCTTCTTATGGTGTTGCTAAAGGAAAGATGTGCTATGAAATGAAG atCAGTGAAGAGATCTCTGTGAAGCACCTCCCTTCCAGTGAGCCTGATCCCCATGTGGTGAGAATCGGGTGGTCCCTGGACTCCTGCAACACACAGCTTG GAGAGGAACCTATGTCTTATGGCTATGGTGGAACAGGCAAGAAATCCTCCAACTGTAAATTTGAAGACTATGGGGAGAAGTTTGGTGAAAATGATGTTATTGGTTGCTACATT GACTTTGAGAGTGGAGAACAAGTAGAGGTGGCATTTTCCAAGAATGGGAAGTGGCTGGGAACATGTTATCACATCGCTCATCAGGATCTGTCTGGCCGAGCTCTGTTTCCACATGTCCTTGTGAAGAATTGTGCTGTGGAGTTCAACTTTGGCCAGAAAGAAGAGCCCTTCTTTCCACCACCTGAGGGTTTTACCTTCATCCAGCAGGTGGCAGAGCAGGACCGCGTCAGAGGATCACTGGGGCCTGCAAACAAGGGCGATTGTGAG ATCCTGATGATGGTGGGCCTGCCTGGCAGTGGAAAGACCACTTGGGCCATTAAACACGCTGAGCAACACCCAGAGAAGAAGTACAATATTCTGGGCACCAATGCTATCATGGAAAagatgaag GTGATGGGCCTTCGTCGCCAGAGGAACTATGCTGGGCGCTGGGATGTACTTATCCAGCAGGCTACACAGTGTCTTAACCGCCTCATCCAGATTGCTGCCCGCAAGAAACGCAACTATATACTGGACCAG ACAAATGTATATGGATCAGCCCAGAGAcgaaaaatgcgtccttttgaAGGGTTTCAACGCAAGGCTATTGTAATTTGTCCCACGGATGAGGATTTAAAAGAGCGAACGTTAAAGCGAACTGATGAGGAAGGGAAGGATGTACCCGATCATGCTGTGTTAGAAATGAAAG CGAACTTCGTGCTGCCTGAGGCCGGTGACTTCCTGGATGATGTAATTTTCGTTGAGCTGCAGCGTGAAGAAGCTGATGCCCTTGTCAAGCAATACAACGAGGAGGGGCGCAAAGCAGGCCCCCCACCCGAAAAGCGTTTCGACAACCGCCAGGGTGGCTTCCGCGGACGTGGCAGTGGTTTCCAACGTTATGACAGCCATGGTGGCCAGCAGGGAAGTCGAGGAGGCTACCAAAACCGCGGCGGTCCTGGAGGAGGTGGTGGCTTTCGTGGTG GTTACAACCGTGGCGGGTACAACCAGAATCGCTGGGGTAATAATTACAGAGACTCCGGAAGCCGAGGAGGTTACAATCGCAGCCAGCAACAGGGAGGCAGCTACAGCCACAACCGTCAAGGGTCCTATAACAAAGGTGGCTCTGGTGGCAACAGCAGTTACAGTCAATCCCAG cCTCAAAGCTACAATCAAGGATACAGCCAAGGTTACAGTCAAGGAAACTACAATCAGGGTTACAACTATGGAAGCTATGGCCAATATCCAGGATATAGCCAGAGCTACAGCCAGGCACCTGCTACCCCAAGCCAGTCATAcaaccagcagcagcagcagcagcagaactaCAACCAGCAGTATCAGCAG TATGCTCAGCAGTGGCAGCAGTATTACCAGAACCAGAGCCAGTGGAACCAGTACTACAACCAGTACGGCAACTATGGCAACTACGGCAACCAGCAGAACACACAGGGCTCCCAGGGCACACAGTAG
- the sympk gene encoding symplekin isoform X1, which produces MASGSGERQHASVASQFFNSNEEGAIDMTTSEKVVDLLNQAAFMSTDDKLTALKQVQELIINKDPSLLDNFLDEMIAFQTDKSIEVRKFVIGFIEEACKRDNELLLKLIANLNMLLKDESVNVIKKAILTLTQLYKVALQWLVRSKSVSEMQESCWDMVTTMKEEVLVLLDSDNDGVRTHAIKFTESLIITLSPRTPDSDIPKKQEGDISLDRIPKDHSYIRYDVLAEEGKMALEQLLKFMVHPAITSINLTTALGSLATLARQRPMFMSEVVQAYETLHANLPPTLAKSQVSSVRKNLKLHLVSVLRHPSSVDFQSQISTLLLDLGMAQADIARCVPAAAQPRKRPRHEPYNEGKRIKIEPSLIEDDEDKEEPAPVVVPKPSSTTGTQSAIDLTAEFLLPLLSPENVANLVLISMVYLPEVMPASFQATYTPVESAGTDAQIKHLARLMATQMTAAGLGPGLEQSKARDEERKEAESEASVEESSSKDPKIIRKVSAVSLGQAISVVGSYKSQAPEQTPQAKKLPEPILPSTQPKAPGTSGRKKVFRLADVVQPLSDSQLEKLTNMSVKRILQSEKAIARSGMSHVRVKLLGRLMTQFEGTLKDDMLRFILEDMRARSDLAFSLLYQEYNQYLSQLPSGSLDSYEHCLFALLSGLQERPEQRDGLFTKLVMEAPLITESALEVIRRYCEDESRVYLGMTTLKELILKRPSRQFQYLHVLLNLSSHEKEKVRSTALTFIKRMYEKGHLREYIEKFALNYMQLLVHPNPPSLLFGVGDDTEVASPWTEETVRQCLYLYLSLLPLNHRLVHELAAVYTEAIADIKRSVLRVIEQPIRGMGMNSPDLLLLVENCPKGAETLVTRCLHILTDKVPPSPDLVERVRDLYHKRVPDVRFLIPVINGLEKKEVIQALPKLIKLNPIVVKEVFNRLLGTQHSEGNSSMSPLTPGELLIALHNIDSTKCDMKSIIKATNLCFGEKNVYTSEVLAVVMQQLMEQNPLPMLLMRTVIQSLTMYPRMGGFVMNILSRLIPKQVWKYPKVWEGFVKCCQRTKPQSYTVLLQLPPAQLASVFERCPEMREPLLQHVRSFTPHQQAHIPTSIMVILEASNRIQEPEPQPEPDHMDAMEEREIHRQQVVMPVVQRETPSPVTVAAHEPALQSGLNRREEEEEEPMEEGQPGPEHLEVAEEATTPQSEAHEAEAQPPEDLQDKEEDPMEETLTESAEAGDQPREVVEESVTESETAAEEAE; this is translated from the exons ATGGCGTCCGGTTCTGGAGAACGGCAGCACGCCAGTGTTGCGTCTCAATTCTTCAACAGCAACGAGGAAGGAGCCATCGACATGACCACCAGCGAGAAG GTCGTAGACCTGCTGAACCAGGCTGCTTTCATGTCCACTGATGATAAACTCACTGCACTTAAACAG GTGCAAGAGTTGATTATTAATAAGGATCCCTCATTACTAGATAATTTCCTGGAT GAGATGATAGCCTTTCAAACAGACAAATCGATTGAAGTTCGGAAATTTGTTATTGGCTTCATTGAGGAGGCATG TAAACGCGATAACGAGCTTTTGCTGAAGCTGATAGCAAATCTGAACATGCTACTGAAAGATGAGAGCGTAAACGTCATAAAGAAAGCTATTCTCACCCTCACTCAGCTTTACAAAGTGGCTTTGCAG TGGCTGGTGCGCTCAAAGAGCGTATCTGAAATGCAGGAGTCATGCTGGGATATGGTGACCACTATGAAGGAAGAGGTTCTGGTGTTGCTCGATTCAGACAATGATGGGGTTCGCACGCACGCCATTAAATTCACAGAATCTCTTATCATTACCCTATCTCCAAGAACACCTGACTCTGACATTCCGAAGAAGCAGGAGGGCGATATTAGTCTTGACAGAATACCAAAAGACCACTCCTATATTCGCTATG ACGTTCTGGCTGAGGAGGGAAAGATGGCCCTTGAGCAGCTCCTGAAGTTTATGGTGCACCCAGCCATCACCAGCATAAATCTAACCACTGCTCTGGGCTCACTGGCCACTCTGGCCAGACAAAGACCCATGTTCATGTCAGAGGTTGTGCAAGCCTATGAGACTCTACATG CCAACTTGCCCCCGACTCTGGCCAAGTCTCAGGTCAGCAGTGTGCGGAAAAACCTCAAGCTGCACCTGGTGTCTGTGCTGCGGCACCCTAGCAGTGTAGACTTCCAAAGCCAGATCTCCACACTGCTGCTGGACCTGGGCATGGCCCAGGCAGATATTGCCCGCTGTGTACCTGCAGCTGCTCAGCCTCGCAAAAGACCTCGCCATGAGCCCTACAATGAGGGCAAGCGGATCAAGATAG AACCCAGTCTGATTGAGGATGATGAGGATAAAGAAGAACCGGCCCCTGTTGTTGTGCCTAAGCCTTCATCTACCACTGGCACCCAGTCTGCTATAGACCTCACTGCAGAGTTCCTGCTGCCTCTGCTCTCTCCAGAAAATGTTGCCAACTTG GTGCTCATTAGTATGGTTTATCTGCCAGAAGTCATGCCAGCTTCCTTTCAGGCTACCTACACTCCTGTAGAGTCAGCAGGCACAGATGCCCAGATCAAACATCTGGCCAGGCTCATGGCCACACAGATGACTGCAGCCGGGCTTGGTCCAG GTCTTGAGCAGAGCAAGGCACGAGATGAGGAACGGAAGGAGGCGGAAAGTGAAGCCAGTGTGGAGGAGTCCAGCTCCAAAGACCCCAAAATCATTCGTAAAGTATCTGCGGTGTCTCTGGGCCAGGCCATCTCTGTCGTGGGGTCCTATAAGAGCCAAGCTCCAGAACAGACGCCACAGGCCAAGAAACTTCCCGAACCCATACTTCCCTCCACACAGCCCAA AGCCCCTGGGACAAGTGGACGGAAGAAAGTCTTTCGATTAGCTGATGTGGTCCAACCGTTGTCTGATTCACAGCTTGAGAAGTTAACAAACATGTCTGTCAAACGCATCCTTCAGTCAGAAAAGGCCATTGCACGTAGTGGAATGTCACAT GTTCGCGTGAAATTATTGGGGAGATTGATGACACAGTTCGAAGGTACATTGAAGGATGACATGCTCCGTTTTATTCTGGAGGATATGCGGGCCCGAAGTGACCTGGCTTTCTCTCTGCTGTACCAGGAGTACAACCAGTACCTGAGCCAGTTGCCCTCAGGATCACTAGACAGCTACGAGCACTGTCTATTTGCCCTGCTGTCTGGCCTGCAAGAGCGACCTGAACAGAGAGATGG GCTTTTCACCAAGTTAGTAATGGAAGCTCCATTGATTACAGAGTCTGCTCTGGAGGTGATCCGACGCTACTGTGAGGACGAG TCACGTGTTTACCTGGGAATGACCACTTTGAAAGAGCTCATACTCAAACGCCCTTCCAGACAGTTCCAGTACCTTCATGTTCTCCTGAACCTCAGCTCTCATGAGAAAGAGAAG GTGCGCTCCACTGCCCTCACTTTCATCAAGCGTATGTATGAGAAAGGTCACCTGAGAGAATACATTGAGAAGTTTGCTTTGAACTACATGCAGCTGCTAGTCCACCCAAACCCTCCTTCACTACTCTTTGGAGTTGGAGATGACACAG AGGTGGCATCTCCTTGGACAGAGGAGACAGTAAGGCAATGCCtttatctctatctctcccttctACCTCTCAACCATCGCCTGGTTCATGAGCTCGCTGCTGTCTACACTGAGGCCATTGCCGACATCAAACGAAGTGTGCTCCGCGTCATAGAGCAGCCT ATCAGAGGAATGGGCATGAACTCTCCTGATCTACTGCTGCTGGTGGAGAACTGTCCAAAGGGGGCAGAGACTCTGGTCACTCGCTGTCTGCATATACTGACTGACAAAG TACCTCCATCTCCAGACTtggtagagagagtgagggatcTTTATCATAAACGAGTGCCAGATGTGCGTTTCCTTATACCGGTGATCAACGGCCTGGAGAAG AAAGAAGTAATCCAGGCACTGCCCAAACTGATCAAGCTCAATCCAATAGTGGTCAAAGAAGTGTTTAATCGTCTCTTGGGCACACAACACA GTGAGGGTAATTCCTCTATGTCACCCCTAACACCTGGTGAGCTCCTAATTGCTCTCCACAACATTGACTCTACAAAGTGTGACATGAAGTCTATCATCAAAG CCACAAACCTGTGCTTTGGCGAGAAGAATGTGTACACATCTGAGGTCCTGGCTGTGGTCATGCAGCAGCTGATGGAACAGAACCCTCTCCCCATGCTGCTCATGCGTACTGTCATCCAGTCTCTCACCATGTACCCACGCATGGGGGGCTTCGTCATGAACATCCTGTCACGCCTAATCCCTAAACAG gtatgGAAGTACCCCAAGGTGTGGGAAGGATTTGTGAAATGCTGCCAGCGCACCAAGCCTCAGTCCTACACTGTGCTCTTGCAGTTACCACCTGCACAGCTGGCCAGTGTGTTTGAGCGCTGTCCAGAAATGAGAGAACCTCTTCTGCAGCATGTCCGCTCCTTCACGCCACACCag CAAGCACACATCCCGACCTCCATTATGGTTATTCTGGAGGCTAGCAACAGAATACAGGAGCCCGAACCACAACCAGAACCTGACCACATGGATGcaatggaagagagagag aTTCATCGCCAGCAGGTTGTGATGCCTGTAGTGCAAAGAGAAACTCCATCCCCAGTTACAGTAGCTGCTCATGAACCAGCCCTTCAATCAGGACTGAAcagaagagaggaggaggaggaggaacctATGGAGGAAGGACAGCCGGGTCCAGAACATCTAGAAGTTGCTGAGGAAGCCACAACACCA CAGAGTGAAGCACATGAAGCTGAGGCACAACCCCCTGAAGATCTTCAGGATAAGGAAGAGGATCCAATGGAGGAGACACTTACTGAATCTGCAGAAGCAGGTGACCAGCCACGAGAAGTGGTGGAGGAGAGTGTAACAGAATCTGAGACAGCAGCAGAAGAGGCTGAATGA